The following are from one region of the Salmo salar chromosome ssa27, Ssal_v3.1, whole genome shotgun sequence genome:
- the LOC106588704 gene encoding large proline-rich protein BAG6: MEESASTIEVTVKTLDSRNRSYTVRGELTLKKFKEHISASVNIPADKQRLIYQGRVLQDERTLNEYNVADKVIHLVERAPPQTSRSAGGRGGVSSGGTEGGAATTSSQGGPQDRNGSSYVMLGTFNLPANMDPQQIQMQVQQMMAGVGEAGRNTRVSTSTGRHGSVDMHINVDQSVQSEPRMRLQLAENLLRETQSLLHRLEGQPSDEPSRAEPATSQSTSSSSSSTAVTEGAAQPMDDTPPTPQPPTSTQTEGPPHSGPNHPSPAALVEVLSEVRRVEERLRPFIERTHSILGAATSADYNNNTQEREEDQHVLNLVGEALRLLGNTLVALSDLRCNLATPPPRHLHVVRPMSHYSSPVLLQGGMHHHVPRNLGNLGTTVTMTSNGRQAAEGQAQPSQAPGPPESQALPPQPNSANQQPGRGQGAPHVIRITHQTMEPVVMMQMNLADSGSSPQVQGQQIPIGTGQPGATPVHIPDLPPEFMQAIVHQISQQTGHPGRPGAGVPGTTSSSEPSAPHPDSPLPPGARVAVTRPSFSPHIPQPVVTNINLRASVPPAGGQHNLQGTPLAHSPVTQMISGLVGQLQMPGHQVPPGDQTSTSSSSASSNPVPPHLSSGQTTTNTTSVGQPPEGVAEANLAQLLGSLLGGAGRPGAPGSGANPQITVTVPGVPGFFQGMSEFIQANQPVFSRPTTPPGLEPPPGQGTPAPPSQVAPGGVGDPSLSPELFTGIVQGVLSTMMGAPHGNGESIAQFIQRLSQTTNLFTPGSGDTVGFFRDLLSLVGQSFSMVDMVLLLHGNAQPLSRIQPQLTDFFNQHYLQGPEPTDANINAASENLINVLEEYITESIATVTVREGVDIIQTTVSFLRQQFTRMATHILRCTDHTFGPRLLLLCTQGLFECLALNLYCLRGEQGALTQVINHHIRRMSAEVNPSLVNWLSSMMTMRLHVILEHNPVTEDHIQHYVIHTRRAEPGAQAGQQTDTQNMEMAEGLSPAPATTAGEAIVSSGDRQAVGASPGVTTPSWRASGEIGRAVAMAAGRREESVGDVEPWAAAVPPEWVPIIRHDMLSQRKMKTQPPLSDAYLHGMPAKRRKTHQGEGPQLSLSEAVSRAAGVMHVTSPDGLQGELEEPELQEAYQEQVRSDIKERVRDDQDFSSERFPNTHRAFSLDDS, translated from the exons ATGGAGGAGTCGGCAAGCACCATAGAGGTCACAGTGAAGACCCTGGACTCCCGGAACAGGAGCTACACTGTCCGGGGAGAG TTGACATTGAAGAAGTTCAAAGAACACATATCTGCGTCAGTGAATATCCCAGCGGACAAGCAGAGACTAATCTACCAGGGCAGAGTGTTGCAGGACGAGAGGACACTGAATGAATACA ATGTAGCTGATAAAGTGATCCACCTAGTGGAGCGTGCTCCTCCTCAGACCTCCCGATCTGCTGGCGGGCGAGGAGGAGTGTCAtcaggaggaacagagggaggtgcCGCCACCACCTCCTCCCAGGGAGGCCCCCAGGACCGCAACGGGAGCAGCTACGTCATGCTGGGAACCTTCAACCTGCCTGCCAACATGGACCCCCAGCAGATACAG ATGCAAGTGCAGCAGATGATGGCAGGAGTGGGAGAAGCAGGAAGGAACACCAGAGTCAGCACCAGCACTGGA CGCCATGGCTCAGTGGATATGCATATCAACGTTGACCAATCAGTGCAGAGCGAGCCCAGGATGAGGCTGCAATTGGCTGAGAACTTGCTAAGAGAAACCCAATCTCTGCTCCACAGACTGGAG GGTCAGCCCAGTGATGAGCCATCTCGAGCCGAGCCGGCGACGTCTCAGTCCAcctcttcatcctcttcctctacAGCTGTCACTGAAGGAGCAGCACAGCCTATGGACGACACCCCTCCTACTCCACAGCCTCCCACCTCCACCCAGACAGAGGGACCACCCCACTCCGGGCCCAA ccaCCCCAGCCCAGCGGCGCTTGTGGAGGTTTTGTCAGaggtgaggagggtggaggagaggcttCGTCCCTTCATAGAGAGAACTCACTCCATCCTGGGGGCTGCCACTTcagcagactacaacaacaaC acccaggagagagaggaggaccagCATGTTCTCAACCTGGTCGGGGAGGCTCTCCGTCTCCTTGGCAACACCCTGGTTGCCCTTAGCGACCTGCGTTGTAACCTGGCCACTCCTCCCCCCCGTCACCTCCATGTGGTTCGGCCCATGTCCCACTACAGCTCCCCGGTCCTGCTGCAGGGTGGTATGCACCACCACGTCCCG AGAAACCTTGGAAACTTGGGGACCACAGTGACTATGACATCCAATGGGAGGCAGGCAGCTGAGGGCCAAGCCCAACCTTCTCAGGCCCCTGGCCCACCAGAGAGCCAGGCCCTCCCTCCACAGCCCAactcagccaatcagcagccggGTCGGGGCCAGGGGGCTCCGCATGTGATCAGAATCACCCACCAGACCATGGAGCCTGTGGTAATGATGCAGATGAACCTGGCTG ATTCTGGCAGCAGCCCTCAGGTCCAAGGACAACAGATCCCTATTGGTACTGGACAGCCTG GTGCCACTCCGGTCCACATCCCAGACCTTCCTCCAGAGTTCATGCAGGCCATCGTCCACCAGATCTCTCAGCAGACTGGTCACCCCGGGCGACCAGGAGCGGGTGTCCCCGGGACCACCTCCAGCTCTGAACCCTCTGCCCCTCACCCTGACAGCCCTCTGCCCCCTGGGGCCAGGGTGGCGGTCACAcgcccctctttctccccccacaTCCCCCAACCTGTGGTCACCAACATCAACCTCAGGGCTTCAGTGCCCCCTGCTGGCGGACAACACAACCTACAG GGCACACCTCTGGCTCACTCTCCCGTAACTCAGATGATCAGTGGTCTGGTTGGACAGCTCCAGATGCCTGGACACCAGG TTCCTCCAGGTGACCAGACATCCACCAGCTCCTCTTCTGCCTCCTCCAACCCTgtccctccccacctctcctctggccagaccaccaccaataccacctCTGTGGGCCAGCCACCTGAGGGGGTTGCCGAGGCCAACCTAGCCCAGCTCCTGGGCTCCCTGCTGGGTGGAGCAGGCAGGCCAGGAGCCCCTGGTTCTGGAGCTAACCCACAAATCACTGTGACCGTACCTGGAGTCCCAGGGTTCTTCCAAGGCATGTCAGAATTCATCCAG GCTAACCAACCCGTGTTCTCCCGACCCACAACCCCACCTGGCCTGGAGCCTCCCCCTGGCCAAGGCACCCCTGCCCCCCCTTCTCAGGTGGCCCCTGGGGGTGTAGGGGACCCCTCCCTGAGCCCGGAGCTGTTTACAGGTATTGTCCAGGGGGTCCTCTCCACCATGATGGGGGCTCCGCATGGGAACGGGGAGAGCATCGCTCAGTTCATCCAGAGACTGTCTCAGACCACCAACCTCTTCACACCTGGATCTGGGGACACAGTCG GGTTCTTCAGGGACCTGTTGTCTCTGGTGGGTCAGAGTTTCTCCATGGTGGACATGGTGTTGTTACTCCACGGTAATGCCCAACCCCTCAGCCGCATCCAGCCCCAGCTCACTGACTTCTTCAACCAGCACTACCTGCAGGGTCCAGAGCCTACTGATGCCAATATCAAC GCAGCATCTGAGAACCTCATCAATGTCCTGGAGGAGTACATAACAGAGAGCATC gccacagtgacagtgagagagggagtggacaTCATTCAAACCACCGTCTCTTTCCTTAGACAGCAGTTCACCCGTATGGCCACGCACATCCTACGCTGCACAG aCCACACGTTTGGCCCCCGCCTGCTGCTGCTCTGCACCCAGGGTCTGTTTGAGTGTCTGGCTCTCAACCTTTACTGTCTCCGAGGGGAACAGGGAGCTCTCACCCAAGTCATCAATCACCACATC AGGAGGATGTCAGCAGAGGTCAACCCCAGCCTGGTCAACTGGCTGAGCAGTATGATGACCATGAGACTCCACGTCATCCTGGAGCACAACCCAGTCACTGAGGACCACATCCAGCACTATGTCATCCACACACGGAGAGCAGAGCCTGGGGCACAGGCTggacagcagacagacacacagaacatggAG ATGGCTGAAGGTCTGTCTCCGGCCCCAGCCACCACAGCAGGGGAGGCCATAGTTTCATCAGGGGACAGACAAGCAGTTGGAGCGTCCCCTGGGGTGACCACCCCCTCGTGGAGAGCATCAGGGGAGATCGGAAGAGCCGTTGCCATGGCAGCAGGAAGAAGGGAGGAGTCTGTAGGAGACGTGGAGCCCTGGGCAGCTGCAGTGCCCCCT GAGTGGGTTCCTATCATCAGACATGACATGCTGTCTCAGAGGAAGATGAAGACTCAGCCCCCTCTGTCTGACGCATACCTCCACGGGATGCCTGccaagaggaggaag ACTCACCAGGGTGAGGGCCCTCAACTGTCCCTGTCTGAGGCAGTGAGCCGGGCTGCAGGAGTCATGCATGTCACTAGCCCAGATGGCCTCCAGGGGGAGCTAGAGGAGCCAGAGCTGCAGGAGGCCTACCAAGAACAG GTGAGGAGTGACatcaaagagagagtgagggatgacCAAGACTTCAGCTCTGAGCGTTTCCCCAACACTCACCGGGCCTTCTCTCTAGATGACTCTTAA